One Bacteroidota bacterium DNA segment encodes these proteins:
- a CDS encoding T9SS type A sorting domain-containing protein, with amino-acid sequence MKLRIVLFFSLVISVFIIVNGTNEAFANNAGSGPGYTGSPADGQNCTHCHTGTATTVAGWITSNIPGSGYTPGTTYTITATATLNGINEFGFEISPQNISGNYMGTIVVTNSNETQITGAKYITHKTAGTAGTNSKTWTFNWIAPPSGSGPVTFYGAFNCSNNNNMSSGDIIKLSTLSVTELAPAGVDCGIFSIVTPVAAACDSIITPVVKLGNYGTTTLDSVNINYFIDANTPSTFTWIGSLATSSFTNVTLPPVIASAAGSHTFTATTSSPNGGSDIVTSNDTRVSSFNLVFAGSALPFSEGFESTTFPPVGWVRNNPDGLTSWARVTTAHSSGVASAKLDNYNYSSIGARDELVTPAIDLTTDANPSLSWEVAYRLYTNPASASPQSDTLTVYISTDCQQTWIQIYKKYGVPLTTITPAYSTAAFTPTAAQWRLETVSLLPYQTSSKAYIKFVNTTDFENNLYLDDIYINGPAAVNDPLSAFISAALYPNPCLTGGQAASDKITIDYQLKENEKVSIDIFDVDGKILKSVQPEEKTSGKYSEEISVNDFPAGIYFARLTAGTSVVTRKFVVTK; translated from the coding sequence ATATACGGGTTCTCCTGCCGATGGACAGAATTGCACGCATTGCCATACCGGAACTGCCACAACGGTTGCCGGTTGGATCACTTCCAATATTCCGGGAAGCGGATACACGCCTGGAACGACTTACACGATCACGGCTACTGCAACGTTGAACGGTATCAATGAATTCGGTTTTGAAATTTCGCCGCAGAATATTAGTGGAAATTATATGGGAACGATCGTGGTAACCAACTCAAACGAAACGCAGATCACCGGTGCAAAATACATTACGCACAAAACGGCAGGAACAGCCGGCACCAATTCAAAAACATGGACATTCAATTGGATTGCTCCACCATCCGGAAGCGGGCCTGTTACTTTTTACGGAGCATTCAATTGTTCGAACAACAACAACATGTCAAGTGGAGACATCATTAAACTTTCTACGCTTTCAGTAACCGAACTTGCTCCTGCAGGAGTTGATTGCGGAATATTTTCCATTGTAACTCCGGTTGCTGCTGCATGCGATTCTATAATTACTCCAGTGGTTAAACTCGGCAATTACGGAACAACAACACTCGACAGCGTTAATATCAATTATTTCATTGACGCAAATACGCCTTCCACTTTCACATGGATTGGAAGTCTTGCCACTTCTTCATTTACAAATGTTACACTTCCACCGGTCATTGCTTCTGCTGCCGGATCGCACACATTCACCGCCACCACTTCTTCCCCGAATGGAGGAAGTGATATTGTAACTTCGAATGACACGCGTGTTTCAAGTTTCAATCTTGTATTTGCTGGAAGCGCTCTTCCTTTTTCCGAAGGATTTGAATCAACCACATTCCCACCTGTGGGATGGGTACGGAATAATCCTGACGGACTTACCTCGTGGGCGCGCGTAACGACTGCGCATTCGAGCGGGGTAGCGAGTGCGAAACTGGATAATTATAATTACAGTTCCATTGGGGCGAGAGACGAACTCGTTACACCGGCGATCGATCTCACTACTGATGCTAATCCATCGCTGAGTTGGGAAGTTGCTTATCGTTTGTACACCAATCCTGCTTCTGCCAGTCCACAATCCGATACGCTCACCGTTTACATTTCCACCGACTGCCAGCAGACGTGGATACAGATTTATAAAAAATACGGTGTGCCGCTTACTACAATCACGCCCGCTTACAGCACAGCGGCTTTCACTCCTACTGCTGCGCAATGGCGATTGGAAACAGTTTCGTTATTGCCTTATCAGACTTCTTCGAAAGCGTACATTAAATTCGTGAACACCACTGATTTTGAAAATAATCTTTACCTCGATGATATTTACATCAATGGACCGGCCGCTGTGAATGACCCGTTGTCGGCATTTATTTCTGCCGCACTTTATCCGAATCCCTGCCTGACCGGCGGGCAGGCTGCGAGTGATAAGATCACGATCGATTACCAGTTGAAAGAAAATGAAAAAGTTTCCATTGACATTTTTGATGTGGATGGAAAAATATTAAAAAGCGTTCAGCCCGAAGAAAAAACTTCCGGAAAATATTCTGAAGAGATCAGTGTGAATGATTTTCCTGCCGGAATATATTTTGCACGTCTCACAGCAGGAACTTCCGTCGTGACCAGGAAATTCGTTGTGACAAAATAA
- a CDS encoding DUF4836 family protein — MKQIKIGSGENNNVVLAHPSVSPNHLEILLDDSGNYYLTDLNTHYGTFVNGFRVQGSVQLQLRDMVKAGDITIPWQTYFAPAGAFQQTAPPPQMNPGMNPGMNPQMNPGMQGNPMQPMMPQRSSKKKLFFILGGGILGVLLIGFLLIWWWTRGSDAHLKFIPRNAVFVASINMKGIASKIDLDKIKNSVLFEDMKKNMDHGNDAVSQAMNDPMSSGIDIFSKPYFFMTVDHDDYENLYTGGIAFAIKNADDFYSFIQKTTDHSVEGTGDFHYVKIDGHSCVAWSKDGGIFIGTDKHSDDMKDYARSLIEQPEKESILSNDAFGSFRSADYDIGAFLNYDGLRKIPFIDIPDYMKGTAIIMKLNFNNGELDYSAEYVPSKDNANALPDVIGKSGINADLKKSIPGGSFGFAAVSVNMKGLYDYMDKDDKMSMYLDEIAEKMDMKRKDLADIFSGDAYFALSDFKEKIVSTQVPDYENYDIYNYYGFSYKTEIDTVLDSRYIVGITVNNPDLWSKMMEKSEPVDTGNGVKMWSTGYYSKVYYFMGHHGKNYFITNDYQTASDLSSNGTTGKSVSGPNDDLLSKNPFAAYMNLDYSSYPLILKKSLQDQMGDREYTTASEALKIYDHASLTGDGKTSNLNIYFKDKTTNCINTLYGAFNDAYKKERYH; from the coding sequence ATGAAACAAATCAAGATCGGCAGCGGAGAAAACAACAATGTTGTACTCGCGCATCCAAGTGTCTCCCCGAATCACCTCGAAATTCTTCTCGATGACAGTGGAAATTATTATCTAACGGATCTCAATACGCATTACGGAACATTTGTGAATGGATTCCGTGTGCAGGGTTCCGTTCAACTGCAACTTCGTGATATGGTGAAAGCCGGCGATATCACTATTCCATGGCAAACTTATTTTGCACCCGCCGGAGCTTTTCAACAGACTGCTCCTCCTCCACAAATGAATCCGGGAATGAATCCCGGTATGAATCCGCAAATGAATCCCGGCATGCAGGGAAATCCCATGCAGCCGATGATGCCGCAAAGATCTTCGAAGAAAAAACTTTTCTTCATTCTCGGCGGAGGAATTCTCGGCGTGTTGCTTATCGGTTTTCTTCTCATCTGGTGGTGGACGCGCGGAAGTGATGCACATCTTAAATTCATTCCGAGAAATGCAGTTTTTGTGGCTTCCATCAATATGAAAGGAATTGCTTCGAAAATAGATCTCGATAAGATCAAGAATTCTGTCTTATTCGAAGACATGAAAAAAAATATGGACCATGGTAATGATGCAGTGTCGCAAGCCATGAATGATCCGATGTCTTCCGGCATTGATATTTTTTCGAAACCTTATTTTTTCATGACCGTCGATCACGACGATTATGAAAATCTTTACACGGGCGGAATTGCATTCGCTATTAAGAACGCTGACGATTTTTATTCCTTCATCCAGAAAACAACTGACCACTCCGTGGAAGGTACCGGCGATTTTCATTATGTGAAAATAGACGGGCATTCCTGCGTAGCATGGAGCAAGGACGGCGGAATTTTCATCGGCACCGACAAACATTCCGACGACATGAAAGATTATGCGCGTTCACTCATTGAGCAGCCGGAAAAAGAAAGTATTCTTTCGAATGATGCGTTCGGAAGTTTCCGCAGTGCTGATTACGATATCGGCGCGTTCCTCAATTATGACGGGCTCCGGAAAATTCCATTCATCGATATTCCTGATTACATGAAAGGAACTGCGATCATCATGAAACTGAATTTCAATAATGGTGAACTCGATTATTCAGCAGAATATGTTCCTTCGAAAGATAATGCCAATGCTCTTCCTGATGTGATCGGAAAGTCGGGCATCAATGCTGATCTGAAAAAATCTATTCCCGGCGGATCTTTCGGTTTCGCTGCAGTCTCTGTGAACATGAAAGGCCTTTATGATTACATGGACAAGGATGATAAAATGTCGATGTACCTCGATGAGATCGCAGAGAAAATGGATATGAAGCGAAAAGATCTTGCTGATATTTTCAGCGGCGATGCTTATTTCGCACTTTCTGATTTCAAAGAGAAAATTGTTTCCACGCAGGTTCCTGACTATGAGAACTACGACATCTACAATTATTATGGCTTCTCTTACAAAACGGAAATCGACACCGTTCTTGATTCACGTTACATTGTCGGCATTACGGTGAACAATCCTGATCTGTGGAGCAAGATGATGGAAAAATCTGAGCCGGTAGATACCGGGAACGGAGTAAAAATGTGGAGCACCGGTTATTATTCCAAGGTTTATTATTTCATGGGCCATCATGGAAAAAATTATTTCATCACCAACGATTATCAGACAGCCAGTGATCTTTCTTCCAATGGCACCACCGGAAAATCTGTTTCGGGGCCGAATGATGACCTGCTTTCAAAAAATCCGTTTGCGGCTTACATGAATCTTGATTACAGTTCTTATCCGCTCATCCTGAAAAAATCACTGCAGGATCAGATGGGCGACCGCGAATACACGACGGCCAGCGAAGCATTGAAGATCTATGATCATGCGTCGTTGACCGGCGACGGAAAAACATCTAACCTGAATATCTATTTCAAAGACAAAACAACAAATTGCATCAACACACTTTACGGTGCTTTCAATGACGCTTACAAGAAAGAACGCTATCATTAA
- a CDS encoding OmpH family outer membrane protein: MTKKIFFFLLFIFAFLFSVSGKQTIAAFNSDTVLQTMPEYAKVQDSLEKLKVRYDSIYNLILKEYGRKVSQLATDSAKMSPLIKQIRKKEIGDIASRTLEYQFAVEEELRDQRIKLLIPLYERIKIAAETIRKKNNYLAVTDNKEGLMITSVNIQLVNITKAMIEELKTGK; the protein is encoded by the coding sequence ATGACAAAAAAAATATTTTTCTTCCTCCTTTTCATTTTCGCATTTTTATTTTCTGTTTCCGGAAAACAAACGATCGCTGCCTTCAACTCCGATACTGTACTGCAAACAATGCCGGAATATGCAAAGGTGCAGGACTCTCTCGAAAAATTGAAAGTGCGATACGACAGCATTTACAATCTCATTTTAAAAGAATACGGGCGCAAGGTTTCGCAGCTCGCAACCGACTCCGCGAAAATGTCACCTTTAATAAAACAAATAAGAAAGAAAGAGATCGGGGATATTGCATCAAGAACGTTGGAGTACCAGTTTGCCGTAGAAGAGGAATTGAGGGATCAGCGAATTAAACTTCTCATCCCGCTTTACGAACGAATAAAGATCGCGGCAGAAACCATCCGGAAAAAAAATAATTATCTCGCTGTTACCGATAATAAAGAAGGCCTGATGATTACTTCGGTAAATATTCAGCTGGTGAATATCACGAAAGCGATGATCGAAGAATTGAAAACAGGAAAATAA
- the recN gene encoding DNA repair protein RecN has translation MLKSLSIKNYALIDELEISIGKGFTIITGETGAGKSILLGALGLLLGDRADAAALADKTKKCIVEGTFALKEYELKDFFSANDIDYENDSVIRREVSVDGKSRAFINDTPVNISLLKEIGNKLVDVHSQHETLLLNESKFQLSVLDAVAANEKLLGEYSECFRSFRKTSARLNEISEAEAKAKKDLDYFNFQFNELAGLKLHPGEQMKLETELETLENSETIKTGLQYSFRVLDGGEENMLATLSSVRNILAQLSKFNPEIHNLHERLNSAHIELKDISAEIASLNDSIVHDPKRITILQERLDNIYRLQQKHDVKTISDLLAVKEELEKKIETAGSLEDQIKVLSKELSAMREKLSDLAAKLSEKRNAASSTLISSVKKTLKGLGMPNAELNVQLEKLNEPGEKGTDRVMFLFSANKGSAAQPLNKVASGGELSRLMLSLKSLLAEHTALPTIIFDEIDAGISGDIAAKTGSILDKMSAGMQVISITHLPQVASKGKNHLFVYKEEKGKKTFTRIKELTKEERVQEIAKMLSDGKPGEAAVKNAKELLRQ, from the coding sequence ATGCTCAAATCCTTATCCATAAAAAACTACGCCCTCATCGATGAGCTGGAGATCAGCATCGGGAAAGGATTTACGATCATTACCGGTGAGACCGGCGCGGGAAAATCCATTCTCCTTGGCGCACTTGGATTATTACTTGGCGATCGTGCCGATGCTGCTGCACTTGCGGATAAAACGAAGAAATGCATTGTAGAAGGAACTTTTGCTTTGAAAGAATATGAGTTGAAAGATTTTTTCAGTGCGAATGATATTGATTATGAAAATGATTCGGTGATACGAAGGGAAGTGAGTGTTGATGGAAAGTCGCGCGCTTTCATCAATGATACGCCGGTGAATATTTCTTTGCTGAAAGAGATCGGGAATAAATTAGTGGATGTGCATTCCCAGCACGAGACGTTGTTGCTGAATGAATCGAAATTCCAGTTGTCTGTTCTCGATGCTGTTGCTGCGAATGAAAAACTGCTTGGCGAATATTCAGAATGTTTTCGTTCATTCCGGAAAACAAGCGCGCGTCTGAATGAAATTTCTGAAGCAGAAGCAAAAGCAAAAAAAGATCTCGATTATTTTAATTTTCAGTTCAATGAACTTGCCGGATTGAAACTTCATCCCGGTGAACAGATGAAACTTGAAACAGAACTGGAAACGCTTGAAAATTCCGAGACAATAAAAACCGGCTTGCAATATTCTTTCCGCGTGCTCGATGGCGGAGAAGAGAACATGCTGGCCACGCTTTCGTCTGTGCGCAACATACTCGCGCAACTTTCGAAATTCAATCCGGAAATTCATAACCTTCACGAACGATTGAACAGCGCGCATATTGAACTGAAAGATATTTCTGCGGAGATAGCATCGCTCAACGACAGCATTGTTCATGATCCGAAAAGAATTACCATCCTGCAGGAACGTTTGGATAATATTTACCGGCTCCAGCAAAAACATGATGTGAAAACGATCTCAGATCTGCTCGCGGTTAAAGAAGAACTTGAAAAGAAAATTGAAACGGCCGGTTCACTCGAAGACCAGATTAAAGTTCTTTCGAAAGAGCTGTCAGCGATGCGCGAAAAACTTTCTGATCTTGCTGCAAAACTCTCTGAGAAAAGAAATGCTGCCTCAAGCACACTTATTTCTTCCGTAAAAAAAACGCTGAAAGGATTAGGAATGCCGAATGCCGAATTGAATGTGCAACTTGAAAAATTAAATGAGCCCGGCGAAAAAGGAACGGACCGTGTTATGTTTTTATTTTCTGCGAATAAAGGAAGCGCAGCTCAACCGCTGAATAAAGTTGCCTCCGGCGGAGAATTGTCGCGGCTGATGCTGAGTTTAAAATCTCTTCTCGCAGAACACACTGCTCTGCCTACCATTATTTTCGATGAGATCGATGCCGGAATTTCCGGCGACATTGCAGCGAAGACAGGAAGCATTCTTGATAAAATGTCGGCAGGCATGCAAGTGATCTCCATTACACATTTGCCCCAGGTTGCAAGCAAAGGAAAAAATCATTTGTTCGTTTACAAAGAAGAAAAAGGAAAGAAAACTTTTACGCGCATAAAAGAATTGACAAAGGAAGAACGCGTGCAGGAAATTGCAAAAATGCTGAGCGACGGAAAACCGGGAGAGGCCGCGGTGAAAAATGCGAAAGAGTTGCTGAGGCAGTAG
- the sucD gene encoding succinate--CoA ligase subunit alpha: MGVLVGKNSKVIVQGFTGTEGTFHATQMIEFGTNVVGGVTPGKGGSAHLDLPVFNTVSEAVKDTGADVSIIFVPPPFAADAIMEAADAGIKVIVCITEGIPVKDMISVKEYLRGKDCRLIGPNCPGVITAGEAKVGIMPGFVFTKGTIGIVSKSGTLTYEAADQVVKAGLGITTAIGIGGDPIIGTTTKEAVELLMNDPKTEGIVMIGEIGGGLEAEAARWIKANGNKKPVVGFIAGKTAPRGRTMGHAGAIVGGTEDTAEAKMAILRECGVHVVDSPATIGKKMAEVLKKVTA; the protein is encoded by the coding sequence ATGGGCGTTCTCGTCGGAAAAAATTCAAAAGTCATTGTCCAGGGATTTACCGGGACAGAAGGAACTTTTCACGCAACACAAATGATCGAATTCGGAACCAACGTTGTCGGTGGAGTAACTCCCGGAAAAGGTGGTTCAGCGCATCTCGATCTCCCGGTTTTCAATACTGTTTCTGAAGCAGTGAAAGATACCGGCGCCGATGTCTCCATTATTTTTGTTCCGCCGCCTTTCGCTGCTGATGCAATCATGGAAGCTGCCGATGCAGGAATTAAAGTTATCGTGTGTATCACGGAAGGAATTCCTGTGAAAGACATGATTTCTGTAAAAGAATATTTACGAGGAAAAGATTGTCGTTTGATCGGGCCGAATTGTCCGGGAGTGATCACAGCAGGCGAAGCAAAAGTCGGGATCATGCCGGGATTTGTTTTCACCAAAGGAACGATTGGTATTGTTTCCAAATCAGGTACGCTCACTTACGAAGCAGCAGACCAGGTTGTGAAAGCAGGATTAGGAATTACAACGGCGATCGGAATAGGCGGAGATCCGATCATTGGAACAACAACAAAAGAAGCAGTGGAATTATTGATGAATGATCCTAAGACGGAAGGAATAGTGATGATCGGAGAGATCGGCGGCGGACTCGAAGCAGAAGCAGCGCGCTGGATAAAAGCGAATGGAAATAAAAAACCGGTAGTAGGATTCATTGCCGGAAAAACTGCACCGAGAGGAAGAACGATGGGCCACGCAGGCGCGATCGTGGGCGGAACAGAAGATACTGCCGAAGCAAAAATGGCCATTCTCCGCGAGTGCGGCGTGCATGTGGTCGATTCTCCAGCTACGATCGGGAAGAAAATGGCGGAAGTGCTGAAGAAAGTAACAGCATAA
- a CDS encoding ABC transporter substrate-binding protein — protein MKVFRFAFLFSSAFFLVSLFSDCGGAKEEKDDSKIFRFNELGDVRSLDPAQAGSFENNWALNQLYNGLVEMDTDLEVQPCIARSWSQSDDGTDYTFRLRTDVVFQDNPQFPGGKGRRVVASDFQYSFDRLFDKRISNASTLVDIVALDGNGQPGIESPDDSTLTIHLRHPFKPFLGVLTMKYFSVVPKEVVAFYGDDFYRNPVGTGPFKLKFWKDNSNLVFEKNPLYFKFDEKGNRLPYLDLVSVTFIKDPESAFMEFTSGDIDMITGIDAINKEKTLDREGRLTGDLSKKFVLQSAPFLKTDYFGILIDENLDIVKNSPVRIKYLRQAINYAIDRENIVRYRRYNLGTPANGGFIPPGMHAYDPELLHGFSYNPVKAKQLLDLAGFPNGKGLKPITLSTTGTYQDIAEDVVHQLNEIGIPAVIEVLPPATFQSAVAENKLLFFRKSWICDYPDPENFMSIFYSKNYSPAGANYTHFHNTEFDRLYEKCLTEQNDSIRADLFFHMDQIIVDESPVIPLYYDRVVRLVQKNISGLQVDPTNSLNLERVKKN, from the coding sequence ATGAAAGTTTTCCGTTTTGCATTCTTATTTTCCTCTGCATTTTTCCTGGTTTCGCTTTTTTCAGATTGTGGCGGAGCAAAGGAAGAAAAAGATGATTCGAAGATTTTCCGTTTCAATGAACTCGGTGATGTACGCTCACTTGATCCCGCGCAGGCAGGTTCGTTCGAAAATAACTGGGCATTGAATCAATTGTACAATGGGTTGGTGGAAATGGATACTGACCTCGAAGTTCAGCCCTGTATTGCAAGATCGTGGAGCCAGAGTGACGATGGAACTGATTATACTTTTCGTTTGAGAACAGACGTTGTGTTCCAGGACAACCCTCAATTTCCGGGCGGAAAAGGAAGAAGAGTGGTTGCGTCCGATTTCCAATATAGTTTCGATCGCCTTTTTGATAAAAGAATTTCCAATGCATCGACGCTTGTAGATATTGTGGCGCTGGATGGAAATGGTCAGCCGGGAATTGAAAGTCCGGACGATTCCACACTTACCATTCATCTCCGTCATCCTTTCAAACCTTTTCTCGGTGTACTTACGATGAAATATTTTTCGGTTGTGCCCAAAGAGGTCGTTGCATTTTACGGTGATGATTTTTACCGGAATCCTGTGGGAACAGGCCCTTTCAAACTGAAATTCTGGAAAGACAATTCCAATCTTGTGTTTGAAAAAAATCCATTGTATTTCAAATTCGATGAAAAAGGAAACCGCCTGCCTTATCTTGATCTTGTTTCAGTGACTTTCATCAAAGATCCGGAATCTGCGTTCATGGAATTCACCAGCGGCGATATTGATATGATCACGGGTATTGACGCTATCAATAAAGAAAAAACGCTGGACAGAGAAGGACGATTGACAGGAGATCTTTCGAAAAAATTTGTTCTCCAGTCGGCTCCATTTCTCAAGACCGATTACTTCGGAATTCTCATTGATGAAAATCTTGATATCGTGAAGAACAGTCCGGTGCGGATAAAATATCTGCGGCAGGCCATCAACTATGCAATAGACCGGGAAAATATTGTGCGCTATCGTCGTTATAATCTTGGCACTCCTGCCAATGGGGGATTCATTCCGCCGGGCATGCACGCATACGATCCGGAATTGTTGCACGGATTTTCCTACAATCCTGTCAAAGCAAAACAATTGCTCGATCTCGCGGGATTTCCGAATGGAAAAGGATTGAAACCGATCACACTTTCCACTACCGGAACTTACCAGGACATTGCGGAAGATGTGGTTCACCAGTTGAACGAGATCGGTATTCCTGCGGTGATCGAAGTTTTACCTCCCGCAACTTTCCAGAGTGCGGTCGCGGAAAATAAATTGCTCTTCTTCCGGAAATCGTGGATCTGCGATTATCCCGACCCTGAAAATTTCATGAGTATTTTTTATAGTAAGAATTATTCTCCTGCGGGTGCAAACTACACGCATTTTCACAATACAGAATTCGATCGCCTCTATGAAAAATGCCTGACGGAACAGAACGACAGTATCCGCGCCGATCTTTTCTTTCACATGGACCAGATCATTGTTGACGAATCGCCGGTGATCCCTTTGTATTACGATCGTGTGGTTCGCTTGGTGCAGAAAAATATTTCAGGCCTGCAGGTTGATCCTACGAATTCATTGAATCTTGAAAGAGTGAAGAAGAATTAG
- the mtaB gene encoding tRNA (N(6)-L-threonylcarbamoyladenosine(37)-C(2))-methylthiotransferase MtaB, which yields MKNSRSVAFHTLGCKLNFSETSAIGRQLADAGFQKKEFFDGADVFVINTCSVTENADKECRKIVRDALSVSPEAFIVIIGCYAQLKPKEIAAIPGVDLILGATEKFNLPQFLESTLKKKFAAVHSCEIADAGTFVGAWSSGDRTRAFLKVQDGCDYTCAFCTIPLARGKSRSDNIENVIASANKIAENGVKEIVLTGVNLGDFGKGISGNKKKEENFLELITELDKIKGIERFRISSIEPNLLTDEIIEFVARSEKFVPHFHIPLQSGSDAMLRSMRRRYLRNVYQQRVEKIKSLMPHCCIGADVIVGFPGETEFEFLETYNFLNALDISYLHVFTYSERENTDAVNLKGIVPVEERRKRNKVLRMLSEKKLRHFYSQHEGTLKPVLFEQENRNGMMYGYTDNYIRVKAEHDSSLINRITTIPLHRIAADGIVGAELLATLK from the coding sequence ATGAAAAACTCCCGTTCTGTTGCATTTCATACACTTGGATGCAAACTGAATTTTTCAGAAACTTCCGCTATTGGAAGGCAACTTGCTGATGCCGGTTTTCAGAAGAAAGAATTCTTCGACGGGGCCGATGTTTTTGTGATCAATACTTGTTCGGTAACAGAAAATGCCGATAAGGAATGCAGGAAAATAGTGCGCGATGCACTTTCTGTTTCACCGGAAGCTTTCATTGTCATCATCGGTTGTTATGCTCAATTAAAACCAAAAGAGATCGCCGCTATTCCCGGCGTGGATCTTATTCTCGGCGCAACAGAAAAATTCAATCTTCCTCAATTTCTCGAATCGACTTTAAAAAAGAAATTCGCCGCCGTGCACTCCTGCGAGATCGCGGATGCAGGTACATTCGTGGGCGCATGGAGTTCGGGCGACCGCACACGCGCGTTCCTGAAAGTGCAGGACGGGTGCGACTACACGTGCGCCTTCTGCACGATCCCGCTCGCGCGCGGAAAAAGCAGGAGCGATAATATTGAAAATGTGATCGCGAGTGCAAATAAAATTGCTGAAAACGGTGTGAAAGAAATTGTTCTTACCGGTGTGAATCTCGGCGACTTCGGAAAAGGAATTTCGGGCAACAAAAAAAAGGAAGAGAATTTTCTTGAACTCATCACTGAACTGGATAAAATAAAAGGAATTGAACGATTCCGGATTTCAAGCATCGAACCCAATTTACTGACAGATGAGATCATAGAATTCGTTGCGCGATCAGAAAAATTCGTTCCGCATTTTCATATTCCACTTCAATCGGGGTCGGATGCAATGTTGAGATCGATGCGCAGAAGATACCTGCGCAATGTTTATCAGCAAAGAGTGGAAAAAATAAAATCGCTTATGCCGCATTGCTGCATTGGCGCGGATGTTATCGTTGGATTTCCCGGTGAAACAGAATTTGAATTTCTTGAAACCTACAATTTCCTGAATGCGCTTGACATTTCTTATCTCCATGTTTTCACTTATTCCGAACGTGAAAATACTGATGCGGTGAATTTAAAAGGAATTGTTCCCGTGGAAGAAAGAAGAAAAAGAAATAAAGTACTCCGTATGCTTTCTGAAAAAAAACTCCGGCATTTTTATTCGCAACATGAAGGAACGCTGAAGCCCGTGTTATTCGAACAGGAAAACAGGAATGGAATGATGTACGGTTATACCGATAATTACATCCGCGTAAAAGCAGAACATGATTCGTCTTTAATAAACAGGATCACTACTATTCCGCTTCACAGAATTGCTGCGGACGGAATTGTTGGCGCTGAGTTATTAGCAACACTGAAATAA
- a CDS encoding prolipoprotein diacylglyceryl transferase has translation MYPTIYDAVKDLFHISIPFLKLLQSFGFFVAIAFLLCAWVFAKELHRKELLGLLQPTFRKVMIGVKATQGEIALQFFFGFLIGWKLISIPFTKDFSADPRAFMLSMKGNIFIGLAGGAALAFLKWKMSEKKKLAEPIEQEEKVSAADHVGNMTLLAAGFGFLGAKIFHILENFKEFLSDPSKMFFSFSGLTMYGGLILGGAAVLVYAHKKGFGIFHVMDACAPGLMLAYGVGRLGCHVSGDGDWGIVNKSPQPSWLHFLPKWIWAYDYPNNVNGVFNPYTDEHSKEYMMAQVQGMLSGNEVRLVDPVFPTPFYEAFICILLFGIFWMFRKKFSSPGLLFSVYLIANGVERFFIELIRVNTTLFHIGSFRMTQAELIAIVLILLGSYGVYWTKKKNKNIPPLPAT, from the coding sequence ATGTATCCAACCATCTACGACGCAGTAAAAGATCTCTTTCACATCAGCATTCCTTTCCTGAAATTATTGCAGAGCTTCGGATTTTTTGTAGCGATCGCATTTTTACTCTGCGCCTGGGTATTTGCAAAAGAACTTCACCGCAAAGAACTCCTCGGTTTACTCCAACCTACTTTCCGCAAAGTGATGATCGGTGTGAAAGCAACACAGGGTGAAATTGCCCTGCAATTCTTTTTTGGATTTCTCATTGGCTGGAAACTCATCTCCATTCCGTTCACAAAAGATTTTTCGGCCGATCCGCGCGCTTTTATGCTTTCCATGAAAGGAAATATTTTCATCGGGCTTGCCGGCGGCGCTGCACTTGCATTTCTCAAATGGAAAATGAGCGAAAAGAAGAAACTTGCTGAACCCATCGAACAGGAAGAAAAAGTAAGCGCGGCCGATCACGTAGGAAATATGACCTTGCTCGCTGCGGGATTCGGTTTTCTTGGCGCAAAAATTTTCCACATCCTCGAAAATTTCAAAGAATTTCTCAGCGATCCGTCAAAAATGTTTTTCTCTTTCAGCGGGCTCACCATGTACGGCGGACTCATTCTCGGCGGAGCAGCCGTTCTTGTTTACGCGCACAAAAAAGGTTTCGGAATTTTTCACGTGATGGATGCATGCGCGCCGGGGCTCATGCTCGCGTACGGAGTCGGCCGTCTCGGTTGCCACGTTTCCGGCGATGGCGATTGGGGAATCGTGAATAAATCCCCGCAACCGTCGTGGTTGCATTTTCTTCCGAAGTGGATCTGGGCTTACGATTATCCGAATAATGTAAATGGCGTTTTCAATCCTTACACCGATGAACATTCGAAAGAATACATGATGGCGCAGGTGCAGGGAATGCTTTCCGGAAATGAAGTCCGGTTGGTGGATCCTGTTTTTCCAACTCCGTTTTACGAAGCTTTCATCTGCATTTTACTTTTCGGAATATTCTGGATGTTCCGGAAAAAATTCTCTTCACCCGGTTTACTCTTCAGTGTTTATCTTATTGCAAACGGAGTGGAACGATTTTTCATTGAGCTCATCCGCGTAAACACAACTTTATTTCACATCGGTAGTTTCCGGAT